The Magnolia sinica isolate HGM2019 chromosome 9, MsV1, whole genome shotgun sequence sequence AATTTCACCATACAACAAAAGCAAGGAACTTGTAACATTATGGTTAAGTTGGATTTCTGCCGCCAATAACGATCCAGCCTCTGGTGATGGTAAACAATctcaaaattcaattttctttatcttttttcccAAAAAATCCAATTAGATTCTTGTTTCATGTACTTGAAGCATTACTAACTTAAGCATTCATTCTCATTCAGAAACAGAAAAATGAATGAGAATGCCTTATTAACATTATATTTGATAGTATTTAGCAGCAACTGGCAATGAGTATTGGTGCAACTCTTGTGACAGAGTGCTAGCAGTCAGTAGTGCCAAATCCTCtgtttgttgcaacttaagggcctgtttgatttttctgctcaagtgtaattaccatgtaacataggtaataattatttactatgtaattaccacatctttcccaatgccgatgtgacaacttacttttttaacacttaaatcgagaaatttacaatatcaatgtggggcccatcgtgaggTATGCTACTTATCCAcgccgctcatttgttatgtcaGCCGAATTTATGGCACgagcaaaaaaaatgaggcaaatccaaagctcaggtggaccacaccacatgaaacaatgggaattgaccACCTACCATTTAAGACTActtgggcccttaaaagttttggatcaagctgatatttgtgttttccctttatccatgtctgtgtgaccctatgaacaggttagatgataaaaaaaaaaccttaatgtgggcctagtgaagaaaataactttcaatggtggacgaattaaggccactgtttcctttcatgtggcccatttgagtgttggatctgcctcaattttcggttcatgctctaaaatgttctaataaaatagatggacggtgcggatatatcatatacattatggtggagtccacatatttaagtcaacacttttatttcaatttttgaggtggaattactctcatattttcaaacaaggtgaaaaggtaataattacttatttaccatgatttacatgtaacatggaaaatcaaacaggccctaacagtAGTACATGGGGATCCATATGTGCTGATGAGCATAGGACTTGCATGTCATAGTAATGCCTGCTGTGTATCgcctttgtatttttttttacgaAAGAGTTACCAATGGTGCACTTGGTGTTTTTAGGATTTGGTTCATGAGGGAGAAGAAGTGTCTTTTCCATCATAGTTATTGCTAAGTTTGTAATAAAAACTTTATTTGTTTTGTACAATTGATGATGAAGCTGCTCGACAGTAGGTGTGTTGTCAGCTCTGCAGATTGTACCTGTTCCCTGTTCTGCATAGCCTTTGGTTTGCTCATTTAAAATGTGGTGCTATATTTTGGTTTCGTAGGTTAGTTTGAGAAAAGTGTTCACAATCAacaattaatttgattttgagagaAGAAAACACTCTTTTGAGTAATTCTTAACTGATTTGCCTGAAGTTGGTGCCTCCCTGATGCACCATAACCATTGCATGGTTACCACATCCCACACATCACACATTGTTATAAAGAATTAAGCTTTCCATTAAAGTTGAAATACTACTTTCTCACGTAAAGCAACTGGAACATTTCTGAAATGTTGAAAAACAACAAATCTCCTTTAAACTCTCCCAAAGTCAAGTAAATAAGGGTATCAAACCAAACATTTAccatatttctatttttctaaaatcaatttaatcaTCATTTCCAAACACAGGTTTCAGGAAATACAAAACCAGCCACAAAAGTCCTGGAATATGGGTGTCCGATCCTTATGGCCAAATCGGAAAAGAACAATCTGTAAACCCAGGAAAAGGGACTCTGTAAGTCCTTGTAAGCATATGACAGGAATAAAAGTATGTTCTATCaactaaaattttgaataaggtgATGTTTATGTTCTATATTTGTATGTGGACTAACATGGCAAATTCTTTTGACAATATGTCATGAAACAAAACCGATCCATCAACCAAACTGTGGTGATAAAATATCTATCTTTTTCCTCCCTTGTATTTGTCTTTTTAATGCTTTTCCATTCCAGGAAACTTCGAAGAACATATTAGAAATTGGATATCCAAGAGATGACACTGGATATGAAAATTCACCTCAATCAGAGTATATTGACCTCCCCCAGTACAGGCGAGCAACATGTGTGTTCGCAGCAACCATTACTCACCAACAGCTTTGATTCTGTTCACTCATCATTACCTCCTAGCTTTGCCACACTACTGACAAGCTGTTCAACAGAAAATTTCAAAGGTATGATATGCAAACAAGAAGTGTTGTAGTCCTGGCATATTACTgtgtagattttcttttgtacattGTTCAAAAAGCTTGTGGCCTGACTGAAAGCTTGGTTGAGTTGACCTGTTCAAAGGTAGCAAAACATTCCAAGTTGATGATTTACTTGGGAGTATTAGTAATTTCAACCCAGCAAGTTTCTGGCTTGTTGAAAACGAAGTGAAACTTTCAGTTTCTTCTGGGAATTGCTGGATTTTGTTTGGTATCATCTTTTTGTTGATTCCGTTAACTCCTTTACTGCTTCCAACACAAGGAAAAcccaattgaaattggtgaacttTTGGCTTGTATTATTGGTTTCCGCTCGCTTGTAATTGAAATGTTGTAATCTGTTTTCTCTCTGTACCAATTTCTTCTGACCAAGGTTTACAAATGTTGCAGAGGCACCCGAACCAATGGAAACAGAATTCATGTCCCAAATCATTGTATTGTTTTTTCTCTTGACCTTTCAATTTCTTTGATACAATGTTCCTGCTACTccaatatatgtttatttatttattttgttctttttgtTAGCAGAGATACTTGTTGGATTCTTTTGATTACACAACtagctcaaagtatttgttagtCAGTACCTACATCGAGTTATTTGATTACACATTGGATTGCAGGGATATGGACTGCAAAGACGATCAGCCCAACAGTGCCATCTATGTTCAACAAGCTAATGCATGAAGTGGCTTGATGAGAGGTTTACCAGTTCGGTCTTCTCCATTTCATTCGACAGTGTGGCCAATCTAGGAGTGGACCAcatgaaagaatttttttttatttttttaaaatgtattcaagaccattttcaacgtattgttgtaaatattatatattttattgtaaagtaatacaaattttgtttaatattcatttttaattgtaccctaacattttttaggtttcaaatattaaaaaatacaagttccaaccaaaaaaaataaaaataaaaatttactggCTTTTGCCGTGGGTTGTGCACGGCTTTTAACGGTGCTTCTCAAACCTTTTTCGTGATTTGGAAGACATTTATTGACACTCGGACAAACTTTTATTGATGTTTTTAATGTTCCTAGGAGCTTTTTCAGTGATTACTGGTGGCCAGCAACGGTGCTTCAGAAGACTTTTACCGGTTTGGACAAACTTCTACCGGCGTTTTTTCAGCTTTCCCAGCGCTTTTTTAGTGATTACCGATGGCTAGCAGATGCACCAGAAAAATGAAAATGGGTGCTGGAAAAGTTTGATCACGGTGGCCAGAAAAAAGTGCCGGTAAATGATGATGAGCACTAGTAAAGCCTTTGCCGGAGCTTTTTTTTCTGTGCTTGTCTGAGTACGGATAAAGCTTTTCACGGCACTATTTTTAACCTTTACTGGTGCTTTTGACCGCCGATAAaagtcatttttcttgtagtgtatttAAAAATCAACTTCAAACCtcaaagaaaaaaatgcaaagaaGCACTACAACAATACAGGGCATCACCGACGCTTTTTAAACATGTTTTTATTGACGCCTGGAACATAGCGCTGACAAACGTTAGATAAGTATCCAACATACGCCCTAATTACAAAAGTCCCCAATtgccatccccccccccccccccctctctctctctctctcttgcagaaggccCTTTTCGCCCTTTTCTTCTCCAGTATCGTCACCATTATCGTATCAAAGCAACATAGGAAGCGATTCAAGCTCCCGCCGGGCCCACTCTCCGCTCTCGTCTTCGACAACTGGCTCCAAGTCAGCgatgatctcaaccatcaaaacctgTCAGATCTCGCCCCTTGTTCGGAGAGATCTTCCTCCGAATGGGCCAACGCAACCTCGTCATCATCTCCTCCCCTGATCTCGCCAAGGAGGTCCTCCACACTTAGGGCGTGGAGTGGAAGCATGAGTAATATTTCTGCCCTACTTTTTGATAGATACATCCTTTTTCTCCACTTTTTTGTACCACCGTACTATGAAAAGTGGACAAAAAGGTTACAACGGCTTACAAAAAGCAAAAAAGAGATGATCTGTTACATGTAATGGATCAATCTCGACCGTACATTTGGCCAGGGTCaccatgaaaaaaaaacaaagagagagagattcttactttttgaagagagagagagagagagagagagagagagagagagagagattcttactttttgatagatacacccctTTTTCTCCACTTTTGTGCTATTGTATTCCAAAAAGTGGATAGAAAGGGATTGTCGATTAGATGACCCCGGCTTACAGGATCCAAAAGAATAACTTAGAAGAGAGAAGATCTAGTACGGTGGAATGGATCAATCTGTGTTGTCCATTCCGTCTGACATGGCCAATCATATAACAAGggttaaatcaacaatttgaactATCTATCAGGTAATCCCAACATCTAGTTCATGGCATGGTATTTGAAGAGTTGCAAGGAAGTGAAGGAAAGGAGGCTGCAGCTCTTCAAGGATTATTTTCTTGAGGAGAGgaagtaaggtttttttttttctttttttccctttttttttttttttttttttttgaattgggtttggatttttagaaaatttttgttggtttttttaaaggttgaaattaccaaaatgtcctccattatttttctttaagaagtGGAGTTGAGAATTATTGCCCATGTGGTATGTttatgaaatccaaaccgtccaataggtATAGCTCTTGTAGATGGCGGGCGCCGCTGTCGGGAAACATTATATACTACTGAAAACATCACGTGTAGCCTATCTAATGGTTTgatcggatttttttttttttttttttttaatgtttatgtAGCCTAGTGGAAACGCTACCCGTGGAAACATTATGTGTAGCCTATCTAATGGTTTGATTGGTTAtaaatttgaaaagaaaaaagatggtaTGGAATACTTACATGTGAGTTAAAATGCTGCTTATTAGGTGTAACCACTGTGGGACGACTTTAGACCTTTTTCCCCATATAAATTGTTTACAACTTGGGGTTTTACAAACATCCAAACCAACccattataggtgggccacactttagtAGAGAATATTGACCATTGGCCTTCTAACTTAGAGGTGCCTACAAGCAAAGTaggtgtgtgacatccaacctgtccaacatATGAATCCAAGATTCGATGAATGAAAATTCTGGCAGATCCTaacaaaaagtgggccacgccataggAAATAATGTTTGCAATGTTATGTAATGCTCAAAAACATCCAAAATcatatgaagcccatttgatgatttgattgaCCAAATATTTTTGTTCGAGTGATCACCATGGCGAGGTCATTTGTTAGTGATGTTACTATGCAGGACCTTGAAGAACAATCAGTTAAGAGGTCGATCCCTTCAACCTTTTCACATATGCCAAATCTCAAAACTCTGTAAGGTTTCTGTCACTTGTATTTGAGTTGCTTATTCTATTTTGTGGTTTATGCTTTTTAATATCTACTTGAAGTGTATACTTTAATATGGTTGAATTTCATCTTAGACCAGAGGTGTATGGTGCCAGCATATTATGGTTCATGGCTCAATTCTGTTGAATCTCTACATCATCATGTCTTCTTGTGCATGAGTGGATATGTTTAAACATTATATCACACAGTTACAGAGTGCAGGATATGCTCACATGGTTTACACGCTTGGCATGTTAATGTAGCTGGTCCATATATGTATGCAGTGATACCCGCACCATTTTCCATTCTTCTTTTACTTAGATTCAATTTTCTTCTCTTCTTGTAGCTGCAATGCAATATCCTCTGCCTTGGAGGACAATCTACCTTAAATAGGCAGAGTGTACAAAACCATACGGGGAGATCTCCaagccagtgttcgaaatatcgatactatcggccgatattatcgttatcgcaccctgcgagacgatacactcgcgataacccccggaagataccaaaaaacccaaaatccagatatcggccgatatatcgtcgatatcgcatgATATTTCGACGATATCGCGCAATTTCCttgaaaaaatcgaaaaaaaataaatcgaAACTATCATTAGccgaaaaaatcgaaaaaaaaaaaaaaaccaagaaactggatttcggtacctgtacaagagatcgtcatcatcgaaagcttccatttggtgggccattccaatCGAAGCTTCTTTCGTAGGTTAGTGCAAGCGAAATCttcgatttgggagagaaattcgTCAAAATCCGAAGAAATCCGGGTATTTGGGCGACATCGGGGGAAATCCTCGTCGAAATCTAGAGAATCTTTGCCGGAATCTGAAGATTTGGGAGATATTTGgggccggaaccctctctgcttagAAAAAAAAAGGGGCGTCCGACCCTTTTTTTTGGAATAGAGTGGTGTACCGCACACTACCGACTAGTGTGTTGACGTCGTCACCgagttctgtaggtcccatcatgaggtatgtgttatatccaaaccgttcgtccatttggcgagctcgtcgtaaggcttgagccaaaaaataagacggatccaaagatcaagtggaccacactgaaaacagCAGTGGAAGAttaaaggtctaccattgaaacccttttggtgtcacaaaagttttgggtcgatatgatatttgtttttcctcctcatccagatttgtgtgacctaatgaatggattggatgaaaaataaacgttatggtgggcgttatggtgggccctacaaatgtgttaacggtgagaatcagtccccactgctatttgtggtgtggtctacttgagctttggatattactcatttgatctaaaatgatctctctagatgcatgaatggtatagatataataaatacattattgtggggcccatttaactttgaaccGTTCAGACAACTTGAGCGGGAGGAGCGTCtgcgacggacgcggatttcctgcaaaagactTTCGCtttaagttcctgcgctgggaacccaggtggggcccattgtgatgtttgtgagaaatcctatccgtccatccgttttgtgagtttattttaggacatgatgccaaaaatgaaccgtttccaaagctcaagtgggccgaaaacgtgataattgaatgtccacggttgaaatattcatg is a genomic window containing:
- the LOC131255738 gene encoding uncharacterized protein LOC131255738 isoform X2, translated to MTLDMKIHLNQSILTSPSTGEQHVCSQQPLLTNSFDSVHSSLPPSFATLLTSCSTENFKEAPEPMETEFMSQIIGYGLQRRSAQQCHLCSTS